The Pochonia chlamydosporia 170 chromosome 1, whole genome shotgun sequence genome window below encodes:
- a CDS encoding monocarboxylate transporter (similar to Aspergillus flavus NRRL3357 XP_002376313.1), translating to MQDLDAKESVPDVSLSECKGKENNLSSPSPILSADHIFPDGGRQAWMTVLGGWLSFIAGIGLLSSFSVFQSYYSLVTLSSYSADDISWISSTQTWGCFFFGIWAGRLSDRYGPSLPLAAGTFFMVFGTMMASVSQKYYQFMLSQGVCTSFGIGLSFTPALAVQSQWFLRKRGFVVGLVMSGQNVGGVIWPVIVNQLINYNGLSLGWTLRIIAFIQLFLMTLATLLIRPRFPRGSTKETIKISVFIKDKRTVLFTIATFIMYLAIYIPYVFITPYGMQWGASATSAFYYASILNAGGFFGCYALGIIADAGWGFFDCLTVTAFASSIVGFAWMAARTPAGIIVWTVVYGVLSGALQAIFSPCISLLAPTPEVIGTWNGLCISAISFAVLGSGPIAGRLLENTGLTDYVPMQAFTGACLMAAASLFLITRIWVSQDFKKRI from the exons ATGCAAGACCTGGACGCCAAGGAATCAGTTCCCGATGTGTCTCTTAGCGAATGCAAGGGCAAAGAGAACAATCTGTCTTCGCCAAGCCCTATACTTAGTGCGGACCACATATTCCCAGATGGCGGTCGCCAAGCTTGGATGACTGTATTAGGTGGATGGTTGTCCTTTATTGCAGGGATTGGCCTGCTTAGCAGCTTTTCCGTTTTCCAGAGCTACTACAGTCTTGTTACTCTGTCATCATACTCGGCTGACGATATCTCGTGGATTTCTAGCACCCAGACATGGGGGTGCTTTTTCTTTGGGATCTGGGCTGGTAGGTTGTCTGACAGGTATGGCCCGAGTCTCCCCCTCGCGGCAGGAACATTCTTCATGGTTTTTGGTacgatgatggcttctgtgTCCCAGAAGTACTACCAATTCATGCTATCTCAGGGCGTATGTACATCTTTTGGCATTGGATTATCATTTACACCGGCTTTAGCCGTTCAATCCCAATGGTTCCTGAGGAAACGTGGATTTGTTGTGGGGTTGGTCATGTCCGGGCAAAATGTTGGGG GCGTGATCTGGCCCGTCATTGTCAACCAGCTCATTAATTATAACGGACTATCTCTGGGCTGGACTCTCCGTATCATTGCGTTCATACAACTATTCctgatgacattggcaacacTGCTCATCCGACCACGATTCCCACGAGGTTCCACAAAAGAAACTATCAAGATAAGCGTCTTCATCAAGGACAAACGAACGGTTCTATTCACCATTGCAACGTTCATCATGTATCTGGCTATTTACATTCCATAT GTCTTCATCACACCATATGGTATGCAATGGGGCGCTTCAGCAACCTCAGCCTTTTATTACGCCTCAATTCTCAATGCTGGAGGCTTCTTTGGGTGTTACGCATTGGGAATTATTGCGGACGCTGGGTGGGGGTTCTTTGACTGCCTGACTGTCACGGCTTTTGCCTCCAGTATTGTTGGCTTTGCCTGGATGGCGGCACGGACTCCGGCTGGCATAATTGTCTGGACCGTAGTTTATGGCGTTTTGTCAGGAGCGCTGCAAGCAATATTCTCACCGTGTATATCGTTGCTAGCGCCCACGCCAGAGGTCATTGGGACCTGGAACG GGCTATGCATCAGTGCCATATCTTTTGCAGTTTTGGGCAGTGGGCCTATCGCTGGACGGCTGTTGGAGAATACTGGGTTGACAGACTATGTGCCAATGCAGGCTTTCACTGGTGCTTGTCTGATGGCTGCGGCTTCTTTGTTCCTTATCACTCGGATATGGGTGTCTCAGGATTTCAAGAAAAGAATCTGA
- a CDS encoding dynamin GTPase (similar to Metarhizium acridum CQMa 102 XP_007813276.1): MFHFFRTEAATHLAGVFDQEFCTMGLLQASNLHPAVWYACTALAAMYQRESIASNTAAEAEQQRFYVMALKQYDASIKSIVDLIGSSESDTKHEILLTSCLLFTAICCLQGCLTTALVHLRNGHRLYHQWKSEAQRKESQDHRPSSSLINAKALIALLSRLCTQAIDLRDSHWEEWDIGGPDLVEPSPEPFTSPADAYLEFEPICNAFMEVRHRRKSALEYGQVGPAEELRHAYQKVLAAWTTKFYHLKASRAFSSNEFEGMLILEARYLSFYIELNRDPGSEMHWDTFQPQFARIVSLAENVFQISGQTGPSNQQMPRTLATRAFSFSSSVMDSIFSVTRYCRHYATRHRALCLLQNCSVKDGICDTKLASGLAAGLMGVEERPGQMNCLLDGQPDCTCDGFYICGEHRITVLVGELVEDGKVALMAQTARDVRLGLPGTCVPVSW, translated from the coding sequence ATGTTTCATTTCTTTCGTACCGAAGCGGCTACTCACCTCGCCGGTGTGTTTGACCAGGAATTCTGCACCATGGGCCTTCTTCAGGCCTCGAATCTTCATCCGGCAGTTTGGTATGCTTGCACAGCACTGGCAGCCATGTACCAGAGGGAAAGCATAGCATCGAACacggcggcggaggcggaaCAACAACGATTCTACGTGATGGCTCTTAAACAATACGATGCCTCCATCAAAAGCATTGTAGATTTGATAGGCTCATCGGAGAGCGACACCAAACACGAGATTCTTCTTACGTCTTGCCTCCTCTTCACGGCTATTTGTTGCCTGCAAGGATGCTTGACAACAGCGCTGGTGCATCTGCGCAATGGGCACAGACTATATCACCAGTGGAAGAGCGAGGCCCAAAGGAAAGAGTCCCAAGATCACCGCccaagcagcagcctcatcaacgccaaagcTCTCATTGCGCTGTTGAGTCGACTATGCACACAGGCAATTGACCTACGAGACTCACATTGGGAAGAATGGGACATTGGCGGCCCTGATCTAGTGGAACCGTCTCCAGAGCCATTCACATCACCGGCTGACGCATATCTGGAATTCGAGCCCATTTGCAACGCCTTTATGGAAGTACGACACAGGAGAAAGTCGGCCCTTGAGTACGGACAAGTTGGTCCAGCGGAGGAGCTTCGACACGCCTACCAAAAGGTTTTAGCAGCCTGGACCACCAAGTTCTATCACCTCAAAGCCTCGAGAGCCTTTTCCTCAAACGAGTTTGAAGGCATGCTCATACTGGAAGCGCGCTACCTGTCATTCTATATCGAGCTCAACAGAGACCCAGGCTCCGAGATGCACTGGGACACTTTCCAGCCACAGTTTGCTAGAATCGTGTCCTTGGCAGAAAATGTGTTTCAAATATCCGGTCAGACGGGGCCGTCGAACCAGCAAATGCCCAGGACGCTGGCCACACGGGCATTTTCATTCTCGTCGTCCGTCATGGACTCGATATTCTCCGTGACGAGGTACTGTCGACACTATGCCACTCGCCACAGAGCCCTCTGCCTGCTTCAGAATTGTTCTGTAAAGGACGGCATCTGCGATACAAAGTTGGCTTCCGGGCTCGCAGCTGGGCTGATGGGTGTGGAAGAGCGTCCCGGACAGATGAATTGTCTGTTGGATGGTCAGCCAGACTGCACGTGCGACGGTTTCTACATATGTGGCGAGCATAGGATAACGGTCCTCGTTGGTGAGTTAGTCGAGGATGGGAAGGTGGCATTGATGGCGCAAACGGCTAGAGATGTGCGGTTAGGACTTCCGGGTACTTGTGTTCCCGTGTCTTGGTGA
- a CDS encoding amidase (similar to Cordyceps militaris CM01 XP_006665520.1), translating into MALPEATLASVAELLYYIPSAPLLALSGRQHQLVGDADGNNRPLSGHSPATLFVLASTSELNAGHLADQVDNWLKHDDVFVSEFLSSVYLLVTDAEGPRFDNEVELKALLKTWSTQRAFTLTPRDILPSDSMTLCRSGPYFSSSDGLRPAWRLFDDSNGAFMFPVVPRKESSRTFAIPGTAGIPVPSRLFYQSPSPAKPLSGMRVVIKDNIDMAGVPTSAGNRAYRELYGVKHKNAEVIDRLLDAGAVIIGRVKTVQFASGGNARDWIDYQAPFNPREDGYQDPSCSSAGSATAISAYSWVDVALGTDTFGSVIGPASEHGLFGLRPTLGAVSTRGVVPQSRELDTVGFFTRTAKTATAAINAITSIDITKRFCTAKAQLLYPVDFFSNWPNGYLSTVEPVILKLESFLNVKRTKVDIRAQFKERKVADGKKIEDYLETTVAHIQLYDCYHNCLPLLEEYKQKFNKTAFADPYIQYKWALGKALTENQYQEAIQQRDIFRDWMSSEILPPPIGGRDFDTILLMPNGYMDPFDRHQYDGSTLEEGARRKQGFGFKDSFVTALPGFPFFNVPVGQFPYKSLVSNRTEFLPINIAFMGPRGSEVALLQIIEEFLQSSPELHITVYTGSTPFPSQKGITPNVSL; encoded by the exons ATGGCACTCCCAGAAGCCACCCTAGCTTCAGTAGCTGAATTGCTCTACTACATTCCCTCCGCTCCTCTTCTCGCCCTGTCCGgccgccagcaccagttAGTTGGAGACGCTGATGGGAACAATCGTCCATTATCAGGCCACAGCCCGGCGACATTGTTTGTTCTCGCTTCCACAAGTGAGCTGAATGCCGGCCACTTGGCCGATCAAGTTGACAATTGGCTGAAACACGACGATGTCTTCGTCTCTGAATTTTTAAGCTCCGTATATCTGCTCGTCACCGATGCAGAGGGTCCGCGATTTGACAATGAAGTCGAATTGAAAGCTTTActgaagacatggagcacCCAAAGAGCGTTCACTCTTACCCCAAGGGACATTTTACCTTCAGATTCTATGACACTCTGCCGCTCTGGCCCATACTTCTCTTCCTCAGATGGCCTTCGTCCAGCTTGGCGGCTTTTTGACGACTCAAATGGCGCCTTTATGTTTCCTGTAGTACCgagaaaagaaagctcaAGAAC GTTTGCTATTCCAGGGACAGCTGGTATTCCGGTACCGAGCCGGCTGTTCTACCAAAGTCCATCGCCTGCGAAACCGCTCTCGGGCATGAGAGTTGTCATCAAGGATAACATTGACATGGCTGGGGTTCCCACATCCGCCGGAAACAGAGCTTATCGAGAATTGTACGGAGTGAAACATAAGAATGCCGAGGTCATTGACCGATTGCTTGATGCTGGAGCCGTCATTATAGGCCGTGTGAAGACAGTTCAGTTTGCCTCGGGGGGAAATGCGAGAGATTGGATTGACTACCAAGCCCCCTTTAACCCTCGCGAGGATGGATATCAAGACCCAAGCTGTAGCAGTGCTGGAAGTGCAACAGCAATTTCTGCGTACAGTTGGGTCGATGTTGCTTTGGGTACAGACA CTTTTGGTAGTGTCATCGGTCCAGCGTCCGAGCATGGGTTGTTCGGTCTGCGTCCTACGCTAGGCGCAGTTTCTACACGCGGTGTAGTCCCTCAATCGCG GGAGCTGGACACGGTGGGCTTCTTCACCCGGACTGCGAAgacggcaacggcagccaTTAATGCAATAACAAGCATAGACATTACGAAAAGGTTTTGCACGGCCAAAGCACAACTGCTGTATCCTGTTGACTTCTTTTCAAACTGGCCTAATGGGTATCTCTCCACTGTAGAGCCTGTGATTTTAAAGCTTGAGTCATTTTTAAATGTGAAGAGGACCAAAGTTGATATTAGAGCTCAGTTTAAGGAAAGAAAGGTTGCAGATGGCAAAAAAATAGAAGATTATCTCGAAACG ACTGTCGCACATATTCAACTATACGATTGCTACCATAACTGTCTACCTTTGCTCGAGGAATACAAGCAGAAGTTCAATAAGACGGCCTTCGCAGACCCATACATACAATACAAATG GGCTTTGGGAAAGGCATTGACAGAGAATCAGTACCAGGAAGCAATTCAGCAAAGAGACATTTTTAGGGACTGGATGTCTTCTGAAATTCTTCCTCCCCCAATTGGGGGCAGGGATTTTGACACAATTCTGCTCATGCCAAATGGATATATGGATCCTTTCGATAGACATCAGTACGACGG ATCTACCCTTGAGGAAGGTGCTCGCCGAAAGCAAGGTTTTGGCTTCAAAGATAGCTTCGTAACGGCCCTCCCGGGTTTCCCATTCTTTAATGTCCCCG TCGGGCAGTTCCCATATAAGTCATTGGTTAGCAATCGTACTGAATTCCTTCCTATTAATATCGCCTTTATGGGACCAAGAG GTTCGGAGGTGGCATTATTGCAGATTATCGAGGAGTTCCTTCAATCATCGCCAGAACTTCATATCACGGTTTATACTGGGAGCACCCCATTTCCTTCGCAAAAAGGCATCACGCCGAATGTATCATTGTAG
- a CDS encoding protein-arginine deiminase (similar to Cordyceps militaris CM01 XP_006672823.1): MHSLGKAAVLALGMSATSYGLQATILADTNRDGSVDITGNTDVQDKAVWTEERGALFLPNIADTNRRCSSKINANTSNEELDKCHDASDNILRNPKYLAPLRILPNRNLTDSATGVITVSGKFATEKVRVFHKNGSNWNHIADKTVFRADALRTGLELGIDARDVRRPNEWDGRVTINFNVTDNGETASDQVALRVAPILTHHTLQAPDQVFTVAGMGRPAQAQFAAFIKTFTRQAGVSKPVHMFQEMDVWAQDYFEPGYASIPGPQGPISLRVFIRSSQPDRSAGKRAFWELRSDTVGAVQFFRSSNAPNPPRTIDSMGNLETIPPYSYRGKHYTAGRAVMGRHDNLTPNIMTFLKAQEAQYPIDDLDHTWLIVGHTDEYMQFLPANNSRGWIMTVGDPIAGMNLLKKAKADGHGKVLAMPRNHQSYDPENCLPSNTIDSVLGLPNFDRINQHCANRIKHNLDIIKRETGITDEEIIRVPSVFYTAFQGFDCSRLPKRSVGGRSSESPTKNIIEAAGDDMSANTINKRGELDGNLAFYPGTINGVVYENRQYLAPNPWGPIIGGQDIMAKAVSEAYAKAGFNVTYMDDWFDHHILAGETHCGSNVARDISQKWW, from the coding sequence ATGCACTCCCTCGGCAAAGCTGCCGTTCTGGCACTCGGCATGTCAGCCACCAGTTATGGTCTTCAGGCGACCATTCTGGCAGACACAAACCGAGATGGCAGTGTAGACATCACAGGTAACACTGACGTCCAGGACAAGGCAGTTTGGACTGAGGAACGAGGCGCCTTGTTCCTCCCAAACATCGCCGACACCAACCGCCGGTGCTCTTCCAAAATCAATGCGAACACGTCTAATGAAGAGCTTGACAAATGCCACGATGCATCAGACAATATCCTCCGCAACCCCAAGTACCTGGCTCCGCTTCGTATTCTTCCCAACCGCAACTTGACCGACTCTGCCACTGGTGTAATCACCGTGTCAGGCAAGTTCGCCACAGAGAAGGTCCGAGTCTTTCATAAGAACGGCAGCAACTGGAACCACATTGCCGACAAGACTGTGTTTCGTGCGGATGCCCTACGAACTGGGCTGGAACTAGGAATCGACGCTCGCGATGTCCGTCGTCCCAACGAGTGGGATGGCAGAGTtaccatcaacttcaacgtAACTGACAATGGAGAGACTGCCTCCGACCAAGTTGCTCTTCGCGTGGCACCTATTCTGACACACCATACTCTGCAAGCTCCGGACCAGGTCTTCACCGTTGCCGGCATGGGCAGGCCAGCACAGGCGCAATTCGCAGCTTTTATTAAAACATTTACCCGCCAGGCTGGAGTCAGCAAACCCGTCCACATGTTCCAGGAGATGGATGTCTGGGCTCAAGATTACTTCGAACCCGGCTACGCGAGTATCCCGGGACCTCAAGGCCCCATATCCCTGCGAGTCTTTATAAGAAGTAGTCAACCGGACCGTTCCGCAGGCAAACGAGCATTCTGGGAACTAAGATCCGACACAGTGGGAGCCGTGCAATTCTTCCGCTCATCTAATGCGCCAAATCCTCCCAGAACCATTGATTCAATGGGAAACCTTGAAACCATTCCACCTTACTCCTACAGGGGCAAACATTACACTGCTGGCAGAGCAGTGATGGGAAGGCATGATAATTTGACTCCAAACATTATGACTTTCCTCAAGGCCCAGGAAGCCCAGTATCCCATTGACGACCTCGATCATACATGGCTTATTGTCGGTCACACGGACGAATATATGCAATTCCTTCCTGCCAACAACTCACGCGGATGGATCATGACAGTCGGTGACCCCATCGCCGGAATGAATCTTCtcaaaaaggccaaggcagATGGCCATGGAAAGGTTCTAGCCATGCCTCGCAACCACCAATCGTACGACCCCGAAAACTGCCTTCCGTCCAACACTATTGACAGCGTTCTTGGTCTTCCCAACTTTGACAGAATCAACCAGCACTGCGCAAACCGGATCAAGCATAACCTCGATATCATCAAGCGAGAAACTGGCATCACCGACGAAGAAATCATCCGAGTCCCTTCCGTTTTCTACACCGCGTTTCAAGGTTTCGATTGTTCGAGACTCCCGAAACGCAGCGTTGGAGGACGAAGCTCCGAGTCTCCCACGAAGAATATCATCGAGGCAGCAGGGGATGATATGTcggccaacaccatcaataaAAGAGGTGAACTAGACGGAAACCTGGCATTCTATCCTGGTACTATCAACGGCGTTGTCTACGAGAACCGCCAGTATTTGGCACCTAATCCCTGGGGCCCGATCATTGGCGGACAGGATatcatggccaaggctgtGAGCGAGGCGTATGCCAAGGCTGGGTTTAATGTGACTTATATGGATGATTGGTTTGATCATCATATTCTCGCTGGTGAGACTCACTGTGGCTCCAACGTTGCCCGTGATATCTCGCAGAAGTGGTGGTAA
- a CDS encoding SnoaL-like polyketide cyclase (similar to Beauveria bassiana ARSEF 2860 XP_008598405.1) translates to MNSKVVLQQWLDAQCARDWELGTSLLSAHVVINGQELSASEYIHHLQSLTANTVNWTASIDLLIQDDDDAKLAARVTHSTSSDDVVPPRTSWVEHLFLWTSRGKMSKLISLNDRQYLNEQATTVASTPAASQNTVNESKNSLGSLYTEYIDTINTLTMGDNLDKYCHPVVTHNDHTYSIDEYRMMIESSFDDIKGLRFAINDFVIDSKSQYIGALLAFTGTPVKAFRGILPTGRDVQFSEHAFYRLRDGKIEQVWSLLDLESFKRSITG, encoded by the coding sequence ATGAATTCCAAAGTTGTCCTACAGCAGTGGCTCGATGCCCAGTGTGCCAGGGACTGGGAACTGGGTACCTCGTTATTAAGCGCTCACGTAGTTATCAATGGACAAGAACTGTCGGCAAGCGAATACATTCATCACCTACAATCTCTCACAGCCAACACAGTCAATTGGACAGCATCAATTGACCTGCTCATacaagacgacgatgacgccAAACTTGCAGCGAGAGTGACCCATTCCACGAGTTCAGACGACGTCGTGCCTCCAAGAACCTCTTGGGTCGAACATCTATTTCTGTGGACATCACGAGGGAAGATGAGCAAGCTTATCAGTCTGAATGACAGACAATACCTGAACGAGCAGGCTACAACCGTCGCTTCTACACCGGCCGCGAGCCAAAATACAGTCAATGAAAGCAAAAACTCCCTGGGAAGTTTGTACACCGAATACATCGATACCATCAACACTCTTACAATGGGCGACAATCTAGACAAATACTGTCACCCGGTTGTTACGCACAACGACCACACCTACTCCATCGATGAGTACAGAATGATGATTGAGTCTAGCTTTGACGATATAAAAGGTCTTCGCTTTGCGATTAATGACTTTGTGATAGATAGCAAATCTCAGTACATCGGTGCACTCTTGGCATTCACAGGCACTCCCGTCAAAGCATTTAGAGGTATTCTTCCCACAGGCAGGGATGTACAGTTCAGTGAGCACGCCTTTTACAGGCTTCGAGATGGGAAAATTGAACAAGTTTGGTCTCTACTGGATCTTGAATCGTTCAAAAGAAGTATTACGGGGTAG
- a CDS encoding glycosyltransferase family 31 (similar to Trichoderma reesei QM6a XP_006969616.1), with the protein MGTTMTMRNSPSKVILTVTYLVIVILVFIYLKPTPGQALVPSSIHNAAQSGRTGRTLVHIAARDRANCQPNRTHLLELKERYELNDSFKYAKRLVHFTRKHNIQRKSMTNLPQQLLNGDFQIINTQSHMKHKIPGCSKPLEVPVSTSPFPQNVDASDFMFGISTTYERFMESSTILLSDWAYWLTDGVGRSNGGKMILVLIDADTDELKHAKSFLTKAGINADTITANSSLPMATRYLSLLPTMYAHRDARNKKWFVLCDDDTFFPSMHALKQRLAEYDHKREMYIGALSEDIVAIQKHGSQAFGGAGVFLSPPTAERMSRVFSNCTTEEKLLEADWQGDRLLHQCILENSDTTLTTIPDLWQLDMFGDPEGFYEWGTRPLSLHHYRSWHHATPSLYSKVAYICGEDCTLQRFQTNDDYIISGYSIAHYPGGITFDTHAIEASFRAEHEKGWNFDYKFGPQRKALKKTGRKISWELKESSILDDGCVLQTYIRRGNDTRWVTESGEPMDSSDGVIELVWGASGK; encoded by the coding sequence ATGGGGACAACTATGACAATGAGGAACTCGCCATCCAAGGTGATATTGACCGTGACATATTTGGTCATTGTCATACTGGTATTTATTTACCTAAAACCTACACCCGGACAAGCTTTAGTGCCATCTTCAATACACAACGCGGCTCAATCGGGAAGAACGGGCAGAACGCTTGTTCATATCGCCGCCCGGGACAGAGCAAACTGTCAACCAAACAGAACGCATTTATTGGAACTCAAGGAACGATATGAACTCAACGATTCCTTCAAATATGCGAAGCGACTTGTGCATTTCACGCGAAAGCACAATATCCAAAGGAAGAGCATGACCAACCTTCCACAGCAACTTCTCAACGGAGACTTtcaaatcatcaacactCAGTCGCATATGAAGCACAAAATTCCTGGGTGCTCAAAACCCCTCGAAGTACCAGTATCGACGTCCCCGTTTCCCCAGAATGTCGACGCATCAGATTTCATGTTTGGAATCTCAACCACGTATGAACGGTTCATGGAGTCATCGACAATTCTTCTCAGCGACTGGGCGTACTGGCTTACAGATGGGGTTGGCCGGTCCAACGGAGGCAAAATGATCCTCGTTCTCATAGATGCAGACACGGATGAACTCAAACACGCGAAGAGCTTCCTCACCAAGGCGGGAATCAACGCCGACACCATCACGGCCAACTCGTCGCTGCCCATGGCCACGAGATACCTCTCCCTTTTACCTACAATGTACGCCCACCGCGACGCCAGGAACAAAAAGTGGTTTGTGCTCTGCGATGACGATACCTTCTTCCCCAGTATGCACGCGCTAAAGCAGAGACTTGCCGAGTACGACCACAAGCGAGAGATGTACATTGGCGCACTGTCGGAAGATATAGTTGCCATTCAGAAACACGGGTCGCAAGCATTCGGCGGTGCTGGCGTGTttctctcaccaccaacagcagaGAGAATGTCGAGAGTGTTCTCGAACTGTACCACCGAGGAGAAGTTGCTGGAAGCGGATTGGCAGGGCGATCGACTCTTGCACCAGTGTATATTAGAAAACTCAGACACGACACTGACCACGATTCCGGACCTCTGGCAACTAGACATGTTTGGTGACCCGGAAGGCTTTTACGAATGGGGCACGAGACCGCTCTCCCTTCACCACTACCGAAGCTGGCACCATGCCACGCCGAGCTTGTATTCAAAAGTCGCGTATATCTGCGGCGAGGACTGCACGCTGCAGCGGTTCCAAACAAACGACGATTACATTATTTCGGGGTACTCCATTGCCCATTATCCGGGGGGAATTACATTCGACACACACGCTATAGAAGCGAGTTTTCGGGCAGAGCACGAAAAAGGGTGGAACTTTGACTATAAATTTGGACCGCAGCGGAAAGCGCTCAAAAAGACGGGGAGGAAGATTTCGTGGGAGTTGAAGGAGTCGAGTATCCTGGATGATGGGTGCGTGCTGCAGACGTATATTCGTAGGGGGAATGATACGCGGTGGGTGACTGAGAGTGGTGAGCCGATGGATAGTAGTGATGGCGTGATAGAGCTGGTTTGGGGGGCGAGTGGGAAGTGA